The region TTTATCAAATGATATGTTACAGGAATACATCCTTAAATTGTAAACAAAAAAGGGGggttaacaattttttttctgtttggctgCACATCTTATAAGCATTCAGAAGACTATCCTTCTCTCGCAAATATTTATTGAGTCCTTATATACAGCGGATGGTTATTAGTCTTTACTGGTGTTTATGGCTCTCTCAATAAAACGGCGtattacacaaaaatacacataaatgtattaattaaGAGATATTTGAAGAAGTGTGGCCTTTAACAATTTAATGTTAGCCTCACAGTCCAAAGGAATCCCCCCCGACAAACtgtatcagagaaaaaaaaaatcttgcgcAAAAACAAGGCCAATTGACAGCTTGAATTTTTGTCCTCGATACAGTAGTAACCATGGTGTGGAACATTTttcaacaaataaaaagtttgcTTGATTAAATGCAGATAATATGGATTCCAATGAATTCAAACCATTTACATGCCATCATCTTATAACTTTTAAAAGAATATTgaaagaatgttttcttttgagcACTATGTTACGTCCTTGTTCGTAAGCATTCAGTCCTTTGCTTCGTTTTACACGGATAACCTGATGATATGCTGCTCTCTGGTGGTGGATAGTGGAACtttcaggatgaaaaaaaattgtattccTTGGTGAAAATTATGCAGGAGATTGGCTTACGCAAAATTAGGTTTGCGCCATTCGTTCAGAGAGGCGTGTTTGATCTTAGTATTTCGGTTGATTTCAAGGAGTGAAGTCTAATGAGCAGTCATATTAATGAAtactggtttaaaaaaacatgaataatgaaTTAATGAGTTACTACTAAGGTAGGCATAATTACTGTTATTAATTTGTCATTACTGTAATCTAGAATCGAATCGAATCGAATCGAAtcgaatagaatagaatagaatagaatagaatagaatagaatagaatagaataactTTACTCATATTGTGTACAACTTCCTTATTTAGAACCACAGAATTCTGTTTGAGAAAAGAACATTTATGCAGAGATGACAACACGCAGAAGAGCTGCAGGAGAATGTGATTGTTTGAGATTACAACACTTAACCGTGCTCACAAACTTGGCTTGTGTATGGAAGTTCATCTGTGACTCAGGAAGAGAGGCAGAAAGTGTGGCTGACCTGCTGGTCAGAAGATGAAGGATTGTCTGTTATTACGTAATGTTTGTATAAACTTCAGTAACAGTTAAAAAAGAACACAGTTCGGCTCAGTAAAGTAAATGACTTAACATCTTAttcagacttcacacacacacacacacacacacacacacacacacacacacacacaataaactgtccactcaaaaacatacacacacacacagaaaaatgagcATGTACGAACATTATAGAAACATACATGAACATATAtgcgtgaacacacacaaaaaaaaaacatgcacttaCACGCACCCACTTGCACACACGCATCcccccacacacgcatacacacgggcgcgcacacacgcacgcacgcacgcacgcacgcacacacacaaacacaaacacaaacacaaacacatacacaaacaagtaGTTACATACATGCTTGCATGCATACATGTTTTTATCGCTGTGcaaaaaaacatctcatttaTTCTCCTGTTGCACATcagcaaaaagagaaatgataatGGTCAGCTGAATTTCCCACTCTGTATTTGACCAACCAGTAGTTTCCAAGGGTTGATAAAAGATGTCAGAAGCACTTGAGCAGAAACTTGTGTGAGAATTGGAAAGGTGGGACTACCAGGTAGGCTGATGACAGACAGAGCCTAGCTCAATGCAACATGTGGAAAGAAGATGCACCCTTTTATCTTCCTGCACAGCTGAGCCCCAGACAAACATCATAGCCTGTGCTTCCTCAAGGTTCTGGAGCCGGCTGCCAAAGCTTAGTGAAATGTTTAGTGAacagttttgggtttttggaaACAGGGGcagcacacacaaagagagcagAGCAATTCACCTGTACAAAGAGCGCTGTAAGAGTCAAGGTCCAAAAGCACcactgctgtgtatgtgtgtgtgtgtgtgtgtgtgtgtgtgtgtgtgtgtgtgccttttcGGTTAGAGAAGACAGGCTTGGATAGTCAACTCTGCTCTGAAGCTCTATGAGTCACAAACCCATCAAAATCACAaggacacacagaaaacacaacacaatagaCTGGGACAGAAGCCTACTGATCCAGACACTCTGACTCAGAATAGAGCGGAAAAACAGGGATGGAAAACTGTACTTTTATTgcattgtttatcatttattgtGTCGTTGTTGTTGCAAATCAGTATACTTGTATTCTTATACAACACATGCTGTATTttccagttttaaaaaaatttaatttgtCTCGTACTCTGCCTTCGGCATCATGATTAATTTCGTCAGAGAACAGCGCTTCAGTGAAGAGATCTTTGTCAGAAATCCATGCACGTGGAGAGTCGTGATGTAGGACAGCATGGGGTGAAAGGTTCAGGGGCACGTGAGAGCGTCAAGTATACTAAGCAACCACAGTTGATTTTCCCGCCATAAGAAGAACTGAATCAACAGACCTCAGACAACTGGCCCTCTTCCTTAACTTTAAACCTTTATGCTATTACTCATTGTTAACTTCCCAAATACCCCCCACAATAATTCAATTATACCATTATATGAGTCAAGAGGAAGATTTGCAGGGTAagaataaattatttaaaaaaaaacatgaataccTTTCTGTGGCAATACAGTTGCTTTAACACAGGAAACTACAGGCATTTCAGCTTGAAACATTAAGACCCCTGGTCCCAAGTACAGCTGTCAGAAGGAATATGAAACTGTGCATATAGCTCTGTCCTCTATAGTACACACCAGGAAACATGAACAACAGTTCTGAGTGGGCGTCTCAGTGAATTAATTCAATAATTTTGGCAGTTATGTTTCATTCTCACTCATTATACTCCAGTGTTAAAAATGCAGTGTACTCTAACTGTCAATCAAGTTTTCCATCTTCAATGACAATGATAACCAAcgtatttattttcattttttagcAGTGAATTCACCAGGCACACATATTCTATTCAgtgttactgtaactgtgtaTCAAGCACCGTCACtacctgcctctctctttccccctctgctggtcacttTGTGTTAGATTTGCATTTGCACTTCCTGCTTTCCCTTAGTTAACCTTGGTAATCAAATCATTAGTTGCACCTGTTTTTTGTCAATCAAGTCCAGTTCTGTTCTTTATAAATACTCCCTTGTTCAGTATATGGAATTATACTGTGTTGTCATTTGTCCCATAAGCCAGAAGTTTGAATCCTGAAACGTGTCTGTTCCCAGAAGTCCTTTATTAAGCCTGTTTCGTTCCACTAAACTGAGCTTACATGTGCATCCAGAttctccttcagtctgtgacaGGTACAAAATAGTCGTTAccatagaaaagaaaaatcataagCTATTTAATTTGTTTCTATGTGAgactggcttttttttctctctggtacATGTTTGGTTAATAAATTGGaaattccacaaaaaaaaaaaattacaaagatctgactcactcactttcaaagccgcttatcctaattagggtcacatggggtgctggagcctatcccagtgctcatggGGCAAAATGtggggagacaccctggacaggtcgccaggccatctcagggcagacacacagacaaacacactcacacacacattcatacctaggggcgatttagtgtctccaatttgcctaacctgcatgtctttggactgtgggaggaaagcGGAGCctctggaggaaacccacacagacacgtggagaacatgcaaactccacacagagaagaacccgggaccttctggctgtgaggcgacagcgctacccgctgAACCACCATGCCGCCCGCAAACTAAGATCTAAGTTCACCAAATAAACAACATGGCTGCCCCAGGCTTTTCATAATTTGccaaaatcaaattattttctCCTTGTTGTCCTTGTTTGCCTAACTACTCACAATGTTTGTCCCACACCCATAATAAAGCTCAGCCAATACAATTCAATGTTACATTATGATGTCACCCAGTCAGTTCCATCACACTGATTTCAGGTCAGTTAgctaaaaatgaaataactgcCAAATTTACCCTGACAGGAAAGCTCAGTCTCTGAAAGGATAAAGAGCAGTAGATGTTATAGACAGGAGGAAGATGGAGCAGTTGACTGAGGTAAAAGAGGGAAGGGACGAGGTGAAGAAAGAAGACAAGATGTGTAATCATATTCTCTGTCTGATGTATTAGTCTTAACTGACATTGATGTGTGCTGCTTTCACCCCGGACTTTAGACACCAAAATGAGCAGTTCATTTTCAGGGCTTTACACATTCAAACTCTcttctagaaaaaaaacaaaaacaaagcaaaagtaaaAGACAATAATGTTGAAAGGCTGAATCATTTATAATCCTTTCTTGgttcaaaacacattaaataaatgaacaaaaagacagTCATCTGACTTCTGATAAAacttaacaaataaataaacaactctTCGAGAAACTAACAGGAAGAGGCTGGGATGGGCTGTTTATTGTTACAAGCAACAgggcatgcttgtgtgtgtgtgtgtgtgtgtgtgtgtgtgcctgcgtgtgtgtgcgtgcgtgcttgtgttcAGATTCTGTTCCATTGCAAGGCGCAATATAAGCATGAGAAAGTGAgtaaaggtctctctctctctctctctctctttctctctctctctttctctctctctctctctatctctctctcgctttcacacacactctggctcactctttctctcacttactGATCAGTGTGAATCAGCTTTTCAGCTTTTCCCATATTTGTTAACCTCACCTTTGTATATCTGATATCCTTTTGGCATACTTGACAAAAAATTCTGAGAATTATTCCCAAGAATAGCCAAACATTTGTGAACTTTGCTCAGTATCTGCTCATTTTAAGGGTTACAGATTAATTCAAGAGATGTTAATGTAGAACTTGACCTcaccaaaatgaacaaacttCTGTGGAcgcacaacaacaaaaaagccaacagaaaaaaggaagatttcattttaatacCTAACCCTTGGTTCacttcatttacttttttactCTCGGCCTGCTCCTTCCATCCCTCCCTTCTGTAAATGGAGAGAGGTTGAATATCCAAACATGTAAatcatcactgttctacacatgTCCTCAGTGTAATTTCCTCGCCAAAGGCATGTTACTCCcgttcttccttttttaaatcCATTCCAACAtctcaggattttttttttttttttttaatctgaattcCCCAACATCACATAATGTCAGCGAGAGAAATCGTGGCGTTCTTGGCCGGCCTGGTGGGACTCGGTGCTACCATTGGGGCCACTGTGTCAAACGAATGGAAGAGTACCAGCAGGGCCTCCTCCGTCATAACGGCCACATGGGTTTTCCAAGGGCTTTGGATGAACTGCGCGGGGAACGCCATCGGAGCGGTGCACTGCCGACAACATCATACCATCCTCAATCTGGAAGGTAAGGATGGatctgtgaggttttttttttttaaatggtaaaaGACACAATTGACCTGTAAAACCTTAAGGAGACGGTTAGTAGGATCTCACATTCATGTTTGGGGGGGGgatacaaaaatgaataaattatgaAGTGCAAATATAAGACTACAAAGCAACAGCAGCATTAATATCAATCTATGATACATGGGTTTGCTTAATAAGAGTATACTAAGCACATTATGCatataataaatattcattgtGCACATACATCAAATGGTTCACTCTGTCAATTGAAACATTTGtgaatttcattactgagaGACTACATTTATACCCATTTCAATACAGAGAGTTTCCACTGGTCCCTCTAAGCCTATGACTACAATAAGAACTTTAACGaccagagagaaatgtgatatttttttcttcatgatgATTTAAATATGTGTCCCGCGTTAAGAGCACTAACTCTCAAAATGACTCAGCATCACAGCAGTTTGTGAACTTAAGTTTAATGTGATTTAGTTTAATGTAAAGTTAACCTTTTGATTTGGTCAATGTTTTGacatattttctgtttatttctctaatGATATTGAGTGTAATGATTATTACATATAATAACTATTAtacataataattattaatactGTGTCATTTGGGACAGTGAAATAGGATGCACACAGTCTTTGACATTACTGTATCTTTATAAGATCCTTAGATTTGGAGATTAAATATTCtgcatgggggaaaaaaaaaagaaaacataattcTAAAAGCATAAATCTTACACAGTGGTCATCTCCTAAAAAGTCCACATAGAATATTACAACTGTTCATACCagatctttttttattattattattttagtttattcttattattttaaCCAATTTTACTATGATGCCATGAGTTACAATGTGACTATCTGAaaatctaagaaaaaaaaatgtatgtgtatttaaaatactaCTGCACAAAAAGGACACTTCCCACACTCTAAGTCAACATGATGCTTTCATTCTGGCCAATGTGTAAACCCACAGAGGAAAAGGGTAAACTgaacaaagaagaaagaggacaagACAGGAAGAGTTATTAACttctgattaaaaaataatgcaCATTTTCCTAAATTATACATTAACAGGGTAAAATGAACCTTCTTGTCCTCCTATTCTTCCTAGTCTGAcacatgctgtgaaaaaaatgatattatgTAACTTGCTAAGCGATGGTAACACCACAATAATACTGAatttagagagagggaattgAAAACCTACCCTGAATTCAGTAAACTGGTCTATGAGTAAACTGGTCTATGGTAGCTCATTTGATGAAGCTATGTATGCGAACGCTGAAATTAATATGATGCTTTAGGACACAGACTGCTAGTTTTGGACTGTTTCAGCTTCCTTTTTTCAGCTCCCCATAATTCTCATTACTCTGCCCTGAGGTGGTTTAGACATCAAACCTGTGCGTGCTCTAATTACGAGCAACCACTAGAGGGCTCTCTAATTTCAGAGAATAACACAAGAactatttaatttgttttgttgtttgtttgtttgtttttgttttgttttataaacaATAATTTATCCAAAAGAAATCCTCAGAAAGTTTGTCTTCAGTATTcattaaaataagaaataatttgAGGATGTGTCATCCATTCGGACAGCAGGGAAGTTCAATTCTATGACACTGTCAAAGACTGGTCtatgttttaaaaagcagtGAAAGGTCCTCACAGTCTCAGATTTCAGTTCATAATATTGGCTTTTTAAACCTGTTTACCAGGGAAAGCTGAAATAGCGGGTTAAGGACAAGAGTTTTAAGGAGAGGATAAATAGTTTGTTATGCACACACTAAAAGGACTGTCACTTGTAACATGCCTTTAAACTCATGTCTCTCAATTTCTGTTTGCTACTGTTACTTActatcatttgtttttatgcatTATCTTTGCTGTCCTACAGACGACTATTCCTACGTGGTCTGTTAAgtgttgtttttgcatttttttttttttttatgtcttgtaAGATGCCTGGAGTTGTTCCACAAACTGACAAATGTAGAAAAcagagttgtttttttattaataataataatgaatttcACTGTTATCTTTTGTGATTTTTGGTGTTTAATGACTGATGTTCTTAACCAGCCGTGTTTGATTTCCTGACCGTTGCCAGTTCACTAAAATCATTGAAATCattgacttaaaaatgaaatgatattcCATCTCAGCTCTGAACTGAGCGCTGAACAAACATTTGCTTGTGGTGTAAATACGCAGTCATAGCGTTTTCACAATACATCATACTGAGTCAAGAATGACTCATTTGGAATACAAAGCCTTATAACTTTTGTCATGATCTCCTGGGTAAGAAAAATGTGGTTTATATGGGGGTGAtttttttatatgtgttgtTGCAATAATGTGAATCCGAATCCACCTTTGTACTCAAGACTTTAATTCATCCAGGAAACTTAACttatttatataatataatacaatttAGAAATGACATTAAGAGATTTTATTCAGCGGAGTATGATGATAATGAAGCAGGTGATTCCACCATTAAATATGAGGGATTAGGGATTTTCAGTGTAGaaatccagtgtgtgtgtgtgtgtgtggggggggggggggggggtcagattAAGAGATGTGCATGTTAACTCTCAATTTTCCTGTCAAATTCTCAAATTATAACCAGGTAATAGTCTTCTATTACACAGTGACCTTCTTACAAAAACTGttcatggtttgtttttttcccctacttcCTCACGAACCTAGGAAAAATCAGGGCATGGTTTATGTAGGATTAATGAGCAACTTtttgtatgttatttttattctatttttgaACAGACCACAGTCACCAAAAAAATGATCTCTATCAGTCTATCTTGGATTCCACAACAGTACATGGAGTAACAGTAACTAGCCTGACCAAAACTGTGATGACATGTACTCACAGATGTCCATCAATgcactttgacctctgacacatCATTACGCAGTGTTCTGTATCCCATCAACTGATGTGATTGTGTAGCAGGGGGAGGCAGGAGGTGGGCATTAACCAACAGGTAGTGACGACTAAGACACAAGACCCTCCCATATGGCTGTCAACCAGTGTGAAATATATTAACCATTCCTTCTACCAGTTACACTGGACTACACCTCTGAAGCTCACAGCAGTGGATTTACTTCCTTGAATTGTAGATTAGATAGAGATAGTTTTCTAGAAGATACTTGGGGGACAAAATGAGTAGTATGGCTACAGAGATCCTGGCTTTTATACTGACCGTCTCAGGCTGGGTGCTGGTCTCTTCCACGTTACCTACAGACTATTGGAAAGTGAGTTCTCTGGATGGTACTGTCATTACCACAGCCACGTTCTGGTCTAATCTATGGAAGACCTGTGTGACTGATTCCACTGGAGTCTCCAACTGCAAGGATTTCCCTTCTATGCTTGCTTTGGACGGTCAGatgagattctctctctctctctctctctctctctctctctctctctctctcgctctccctctctctctctctccctccctctctatctgaGGAAATAGTTGGGGGGATATAATGTTTAATGCTTATGGTTTGTCTAAAAAATTGTCTTTTCAAgtgagccagtgtgtgtgtgtgtgtgtgtgtgtgtgtgtgtgtgtgtgtgtgtgtgtcaatttGAAGACGAACTACATTAGAACAAACACTTATCACTGAAATTTTAGTTGTATCAATGAGTCACTTGTACCATGCATGAAGATCAGACAAAAGGGATTTAAAATAAGAACCTGTCATTGAGGGTCAGTTTATTAGTCTTGTTCTGGGATACCTTTGAATGGTCGATATCGAATGACAAAAAGGATAAAAGGAAATTGAATTACAAAGTGCTCATCCAACCAAACCAAAAAGCAGTAGCCCAATTCACTATATACCATGCTTCATTAATTGTTCCACTTGTAATGTAATAGAATAATTGCGCAGTCCCTCAGATGGCCTCAGTGTAGGCTTGCTGGGTTCACTGGTTTTGTCACTTACACCCAGCTTCAGTTCCAGGATTTTCACTTCTGAGAACTGCCCAGTGCTCCCCTAGCCATCATGTAGAGTAGCATTATAGTATAAGGCACACGTTAGCTAATGTTTAGCCCCACTTCATGGAGTCGTAGTCAATAAATGTGATTTATCCAGAGCTTGGGGCTGTTTTCCCCTATGGTTCACTTGTTCTGAGGTTAACTGCCAGGCTAATATTTGTCCATAAATCAGGCAGTTTTAATACCAGGACTGTGTGACCATTTTGGCATGTCATACACGCATTCAGTTACCTAGTGGTGCTAGCTGTGTTATGGCACCAATTTGTTCTTGCACCAATGGTTTAGCAATTCAAGGTAATTTACGCATGttcaaagagagacaggaagagagagggctgtAGGTTCACTGGAGTGTGTACTGGAGAATGTTGTGAATGGAAAATCAAATcttcataattaaaaaaaaaaaaatccagtttcGGTCGCTACAGGGTGGTTGTGTGATGACTACTCAACTCTACAGTGTTcatgttgtgtattttttttgtttgtttgtttgttggtttgttttcctCTAACAGGTTACATCCAGGTATGCAGAGGTCTGATGATTTCCGCTGTGTGTCTGGGTTTCTTCGGAAGTGTCTTTGCTTTGGTGGGCATGAAATGTACCAAGATTGGAGGAACAGACCAAATCAAAGCCAGAATCACTTGCTTTGCTGGGTTCAACTTCATACTGAGTGGTAAGCTTTGGATTTCACCACCTACAGTTTTTGAGACGCTATATGTCAGATAGCGTAAAGTATTTCAGTTAAAGATTTTATCATAACATTAGAGGGGTtgaaaattgcaaaaaaaaaaaaagctattagaataatttttaaaaaatgtgtaaactAATTCTGCTGGGGGAAAAGAAGTTAAAATTCAATCTTGTGAGTGAGGTGAAACTTTTACAGATTCAACAGACATGAGTTTTATGACCTTATTCTGTTCAAGTTTACATTTTTGGAGCTGTCCTAAattttcagttgtgttgtgcAGAAGGTATTAGAAAGGGTTAAGCAGCACTGTGCATATCCAAACGTTCAGAATCAGCTtaatatatgaaatattcagGTGTTTGGCTGATTTCTTCAATAAAAATATGACCAAAATAGATTTGAAACAACTGTTTATCTTTAGTTCATTATAAAGATCCAGAAAGCAGGATCAATGAATAACGCTTCGATTAAAGCTACATGTAAACCTGTGCCCTTTCTTCTCTAGGTTTCTGCTCTCTTACCGCCTGCTCCCTGTATGCCCACAGGATCACCTCTGAGTTTTTTGATCCCATGTTTGTTGCCCAAAAGTATGTAAATAGTTCAAATCAAACCTATTACATAGCTACGCATATTCTGAGGGTTTTAAGAGGTTTTGGAGGATTTTGGAGTAGTTGTTGGGGTGGAATAAACATTCCTCTCTTTTCTAGATACGAACTGGGAGCTGCGTTGTTCATTGGTTGGGCGGGTTCAGCGTTATGCATTTTGGGAGGTGTCATTCTCTGTTTATCTTTGTCGGATGGCATCAGTAGGAGGTATGCAGGATTTAAACAATGTCAAAACAAGCCAGCTGAAACAGAAAACCAATCTCTTTTCATTTAGGATATGATGCCATGATCTAGTCTCAAAGACAGAAATACCTATTATTACACAAATTCATCAGTACTGAAACCACAGTGTTGATTATGGCTTTTATGagcatttttcagtgtttctatTATCCCGCCTACTAGAGCAAATGCAATTACCGGAGCACCTCTCTCAACCCTCTCATTAGTGACATTAACAATGTAGGCATTAATGGAAAGTAAAATAACTCCATCTAATTTTACTCttaaaatgtcaaatcaaaTCATGTGTTGCTTTGTAGCTGATTCTCTGTAGATTTGCATTGCTGGTCCATTGAATTGAATGCGATTTTAAATCTCTCCGTCACACACGTGACAACAATGGAACAAATTGGCTGTTAATTAGTTGTACCGCCTCATACATGTGGTTAGGGGAAAGGACAACATAATTACAAGTATCCATAAAGATTAACCATCTCAATGAGACAtgtctccagaaaaaaaaaaattgtgtccAGGGCAAAGGTTCAGTCACTGGAATAGTACCTGCCCCCTCCTCACttgtactttctctctcactttatttaGCTCAAGTTCAAGCAGGGCAGACAGAAAAGGCCATGCTTACAGCGGAGCTGCCTCTTTACTGTCCTCTCGGACCAAGGCAAATGGTCATTCCACCAACTACCACCGACCACCACCAAACTACAGCACTTCCTCCAGGGAGTTTGATAAGAATGCCTATGTGTAAGACCCCATGAAGAAAGGAGAGTGAATATATGGTCAAGACCATGTCATGCTATCCAAATGAAAGGGCTTTGCTGAGAACACATGATCATGATGGCATAATGACTGGAGGTCCAGACAAAAACCTGTCTGCAATACATCCTGTTCTCAAA is a window of Chanos chanos chromosome 10, fChaCha1.1, whole genome shotgun sequence DNA encoding:
- the LOC115822979 gene encoding claudin-10-like → MSAREIVAFLAGLVGLGATIGATVSNEWKSTSRASSVITATWVFQGLWMNCAGNAIGAVHCRQHHTILNLEGYIQVCRGLMISAVCLGFFGSVFALVGMKCTKIGGTDQIKARITCFAGFNFILSGFCSLTACSLYAHRITSEFFDPMFVAQKYELGAALFIGWAGSALCILGGVILCLSLSDGISRSSSRADRKGHAYSGAASLLSSRTKANGHSTNYHRPPPNYSTSSREFDKNAYV